A single genomic interval of Scylla paramamosain isolate STU-SP2022 chromosome 12, ASM3559412v1, whole genome shotgun sequence harbors:
- the LOC135105831 gene encoding uncharacterized protein LOC135105831, translated as MNPLVLVSLLAAACVAAPMKDHATHVVQHAAAVVPLAAHHEVTAHVPVGVEHHTVGKAVAVAPAVVPAVPGYTVDGEVRQVTHDLPKPEEVEVDVDSLPILAAPATYAAPYTVPHAHLPYALPHHHVQVAPTHVAHAPITYSNVNLNVPAPVPSGDAPAPEELVQRIPVKALGRPEVTYTPQVTEVRPELKIIEKTYDVKVPKPVYQTQHVTPVHHKYVAEPYAVPQPYAVPQPYAVPHPYHVHHHVAAAPAVHAVHAAPAVYAAPAVSIGHY; from the exons ATGAATCCTCTG GTGTTGGTGTCGCTGCTGGCTGCGGCCTGTGTCGCCGCCCCGATGAAAGACCACGCGACCCACGTGGTGCAGCACGCAGCGGCGGTGGTGCCTCTCGCGGCGCACCATGAGGTGACGGCACACGTCCCTGTGGGAGTGGAGCACCACACGGTGGGCAAGGCCGTGGCCGTGGCCCCCGCCGTGGTGCCCGCCGTGCCGGGCTACACCGTGGACGGGGAGGTGCGCCAGGTGACCCACGACCTGCCCAAGCCCGAGGAAGTCGAAGTAGACGTGGACTCTCTTCCCATCCTTGCCGCTCCCGCAACCTACGCTGCACCATACACCGTACCCCACGCCCATCTCCCTTACGCCTTGCCCCACCACCATGTACAAGTCGCTCCCACCCACGTAGCCCATGCGCCCATCACTTACTCCAACGTCAATCTCAATGTGCCCGCGCCCGTGCCCTCTGGAGACGCTCCCGCCCCAGAGGAACTGGTGCAGCGCATCCCCGTCAAGGCCCTGGGCCGCCCCGAGGTGACCTACACTCCCCAGGTGACTGAGGTCAGGCCGGAACTCAAAATCATCGAGAAGACCTACGACGTGAAAGTGCCCAAGCCCGTGTACCAGACCCAGCACGTCACCCCCGTGCACCACAAGTACGTGGCTGAGCCCTACGCCGTGCCCCAGCCTTACGCCGTGCCCCAGCCCTACGCTGTGCCCCACCCCTACCATGTGCACCACCATGTTGCCGCCGCACCTGCCGTGCATGCGGTGCACGCTGCGCCCGCTGTGTACGCCGCGCCTGCCGTGTCCATAGGGCATTATTGA